From a single Calothrix sp. NIES-2098 genomic region:
- a CDS encoding GCN5-related N-acetyltransferase, with translation MELRRFNNIQEFWNNAQDYLLQYEAEHNLLLGISHTLLHYPERYPDPAYLAIAQTKGKILAAAIRTPPNKLVLSKAEDLNAIALIAHDLQDNSQQLPGVSGLVAEVETFLQAWQTLTEQPYRRVMELRIHQLTQVEPVATVSGDLRLATESDRPLLVEWLTNFIAEVGEVISQDVEQAVNAGLKRQSIHLWSDGIPVSWASGSKSLPAAARIGPVYTPPEYRGKGYATACVAALSQKLLDNGCDRCFLFTDLANPTSNYIYQKIGYRPICDWHDYSFI, from the coding sequence ATGGAATTACGCCGATTTAATAATATTCAGGAATTTTGGAATAACGCTCAAGATTACTTACTCCAGTATGAGGCAGAGCATAATTTGTTGCTTGGTATTTCACATACTCTGTTGCATTACCCAGAACGTTATCCCGATCCTGCTTATTTAGCGATCGCGCAAACAAAAGGCAAGATTCTGGCTGCGGCTATCCGCACTCCTCCAAACAAGCTGGTGTTGTCGAAAGCAGAGGATTTGAATGCAATAGCGCTGATTGCTCACGATTTGCAAGACAATTCACAGCAACTCCCTGGTGTAAGCGGACTGGTTGCAGAGGTAGAAACGTTTTTGCAAGCATGGCAAACATTGACTGAACAGCCCTATCGACGGGTAATGGAGTTGAGAATTCACCAGTTAACCCAAGTAGAACCTGTTGCGACTGTCAGCGGCGATCTCAGACTTGCTACCGAAAGCGATCGCCCTTTGCTAGTAGAGTGGTTGACAAATTTTATCGCTGAAGTTGGTGAGGTGATTTCTCAAGATGTAGAACAGGCCGTCAACGCTGGACTGAAGCGGCAAAGTATTCATCTATGGTCAGATGGTATCCCTGTTTCATGGGCTAGCGGTAGTAAATCTTTACCTGCGGCGGCGCGTATTGGCCCGGTCTATACACCACCAGAGTACCGTGGCAAAGGATACGCGACTGCCTGTGTTGCCGCTTTAAGCCAAAAACTTTTAGATAATGGATGCGATCGCTGTTTTCTGTTTACCGATTTAGCAAATCCTACTTCTAATTACATCTACCAAAAGATTGGCTATCGCCCTATCTGCGATTGGCACGACTACTCATTTATTTAG
- a CDS encoding Rho termination factor-like protein, whose product MQQGQIKVGWLKLARLCIGITARRIGITDRRINITARRIGITDRRINITAQRIGITDRCIGITARRIGITARRIGINARYL is encoded by the coding sequence GTGCAGCAAGGGCAAATCAAAGTGGGTTGGTTAAAACTTGCACGTTTGTGTATTGGCATAACAGCCCGACGTATTGGCATAACAGACCGACGCATTAATATAACAGCTCGACGTATTGGCATAACAGACCGACGCATTAATATAACAGCCCAACGTATTGGCATAACAGACCGATGCATTGGCATAACAGCCCGACGTATTGGCATAACAGCCCGACGTATTGGCATAAATGCACGTTATTTATGA